A genomic window from Agreia sp. COWG includes:
- a CDS encoding DUF3263 domain-containing protein, with amino-acid sequence MDAAEHPADDNDQQVSPSSLDSRDVAILSFERMWWKHAGVKEQAIRNEFGMSAARYYQVLGRLMESPLALAHDPMLIKRLHRVRDARTAARQSRFTSLDD; translated from the coding sequence GTGGACGCCGCAGAACACCCCGCCGACGACAACGACCAGCAGGTCTCGCCGTCGAGTCTCGATTCGCGCGATGTCGCCATCCTGTCGTTCGAGCGAATGTGGTGGAAGCACGCGGGCGTGAAGGAGCAGGCCATCCGAAACGAGTTCGGGATGTCGGCCGCTCGCTACTACCAGGTGCTCGGCAGGCTCATGGAGTCACCGCTCGCCCTCGCCCATGACCCGATGCTCATCAAGAGACTGCACCGCGTGCGGGACGCCAGGACGGCTGCCAGGCAGTCGCGCTTCACGTCCCTCGACGACTAG
- a CDS encoding LytR C-terminal domain-containing protein, with product MAKYPADRFDVIPADLHRTGAHRGPRRKGRGWIAFAWAALATGVIVGAGVIALGVINKSIVIPDVFGSDTSTTQAATPEPTPTATITPVVDPAATITILNGTTTAGLAASVGDSLVTAGWAGVGSTANASSSDFKTTTVYYADAAQQAAALGLANSLFEKATADAAASGVTLSITSVRVEQSTQFPGANLTAVLGADFVEPSIDGSTDEPTQ from the coding sequence ATGGCCAAATACCCCGCCGACCGTTTCGACGTCATTCCCGCCGATCTGCATCGCACCGGTGCCCACCGTGGACCGCGCCGGAAGGGCCGTGGCTGGATCGCCTTCGCCTGGGCTGCCCTGGCCACGGGCGTCATCGTCGGGGCCGGTGTGATCGCGCTCGGCGTGATCAACAAGAGCATCGTCATTCCCGATGTCTTCGGTTCCGATACCTCGACGACCCAGGCCGCGACGCCGGAGCCGACGCCGACCGCCACGATCACGCCGGTGGTCGACCCGGCGGCGACCATCACCATTCTGAACGGCACGACCACTGCAGGCCTGGCCGCGAGCGTCGGAGACTCGCTCGTGACGGCCGGATGGGCGGGCGTCGGCTCGACCGCGAACGCCAGCTCATCGGACTTCAAGACCACGACCGTGTACTACGCGGATGCCGCACAACAGGCTGCGGCACTCGGACTCGCGAACTCCCTCTTCGAGAAGGCGACGGCCGATGCTGCCGCGAGCGGGGTCACCCTCTCGATCACCTCGGTGCGTGTCGAGCAATCGACGCAATTTCCCGGGGCGAACCTGACCGCGGTGCTCGGGGC